One Anastrepha obliqua isolate idAnaObli1 chromosome 6, idAnaObli1_1.0, whole genome shotgun sequence DNA window includes the following coding sequences:
- the LOC129250369 gene encoding SUN domain-containing protein 2-like, with product MEWEQLTLNIRELKEKFDKSYKCVSQNRSIQKDTLNKHAKILVETFNDARILVHDNRRIINKTNWSKISKLLIKLRLNLYNVKEKYQLDIFIPTVLNSPLTLHGEEDQKSVETDLDSDPESNEETDIKENDLKDLTIPAQITLSEEDNEIEQEEGLNSSTSSADTEEYIMTDVNAQRAYIKDISNAIPEFNGQKIHLQRFVTALKLINLTKGTFKEIAVEVIKSKIVGSTLYKVQNETTINAIIKKLQDTIVGETSDVVKAKLSKTMQKGKTAEKFTTEIDNLRKLLEASYIDEGLSAEHADKFSTKEAINTMVKNCEHGKLKTILEAGNFKTMDEAVTKYIQCSTEMTGNPNSILLAQRGRGNYNNRNNYRGRGNGRGNGRGYYNNNNYSNNNRNNGQNNNYQYNNYRGNNRGNNRVNHRGNNHQNGGYNQNSYNNVRVTQNASGNSQQPLDTQQ from the coding sequence ATGGAATGGGAGCAACTAACCCTAAATATCCGtgaactaaaagaaaaatttgataaatcttacaaATGTGTAAGCCAGAATAGGTCAATACAAAAGGATACTTTAAATAAACATGCGAAAATTCTTGTAGAAACATTTAATGATGCAAGAATATTAGTGCATGATAATAGacgcataataaataaaactaactggtcaaaaatatcaaaattgttGATCAAATTacgtttaaatttatataacgtCAAAGAAAAGTATCAGCTAGATATTTTCATTCCAACAGTGTTAAATTCACCATTAACACTACATGGAGAAGAAGATCAGAAATCAGTTGAAACAGATTTAGATTCAGATCCTGAATCAAACGAAGAAACTGACATAAAAGAAaacgacctaaaagatcttacTATTCCTGCACAAATCACTTTATCTGAAGAAGATAATGAGATAGAACAGGAAGAAGGATTGAATTCTAGCACAAGCTCAGCAGACACAGAAGAATACATCATGACAGACGTAAACGCCCAAAGGGCATACATAAAGGACATATCGAATGCCATTCCAGAATTCAATGGACAGAAAATACATCTTCAAAGATTTGTAACAGCTTTGAAGTTAATAAATCTGACAAAAGGCACATTCAAAGAAATAGCTGTTGAGGTCATTAAGTCAAAAATTGTTGGCTCAACTCTATACAAAGTCCAAAATGAAACGACAATTAAtgcaataatcaaaaaattgcaAGATACTATAGTTGGTGAAACATCCGACGTAGTAAAAGCCAAATTGTCTAAAACAATGCAAAAAGGGAAAACTGCCGAAAAATTTACGACAGAAATTGACAATTTACGAAAGCTTTTGGAAGCTTCGTATATTGACGAAGGCCTATCAGCCGAACATGCTGACAAATTCAGCACTAAAGAAGCCATTAACACAATGGTTAAAAATTGCGAACACGGAAAGTTAAAAACAATCCTCGAGGCAGgcaatttcaaaacaatggatgaaGCCGTCACAAAGTATATACAATGTAGTACCGAAATGACAGGCAATCCCAATTCAATATTGCTAGCCCAAAGGGGCCGTGGTAATTATAACAACAGGAATAATTATCGCGGTAGAGGCAATGGTAGAGGCAATGGTCGaggttattataataataataattatagtaACAACAACCGCAATAATGGCCAGAATAATAATTaccaatataataattatagagGTAATAATAGAGGAAACAACAGAGTCAACCATAGAGGAAATAACCACCAAAATGGAGGTTATAACCAAAACAGTTACAATAATGTAAGGGTGACCCAAAACGCTTCGGGAAACTCCCAACAGCCTTTAGATACTCagcagtaa